The sequence TAATCCTTGATTATAAACCATCTGTTGATAATGTGCCAAAAAGTATGAAAGAAGAAGGACAGGAAGTTATAGCTGTAAATCAGTTAGATAACAATCTTTGGGAAGTTATAGTGAGAAAAGTAAAATGAAATTATTGATATTAATGTCAAGTAATCCTTACTCTGCGGATTTTAATACATTGATAAAATTATCAAATACAGCGTTGGAGAAAAATCATAAATTATCAATATTTTTTATGTCAAATGGAGAATGGTGCTTATTAAGAGATGAAATTAAACAATTGGCAGAGAAAGGAGCCAAAATATATTATTGTGCCCATAATGCAGAGCAAAGAAAGATAAAAGTTGAAAGCTGGGCAGAAAGTAGCAGTATGTATGGATTATCTAAGCTGATAGCAGAAGCAGATAAAGTTATATCTTTAACATAAGGAAGAAAAATGGCAAAGAAAAATGTAGTTTCTATCATAAAATCATCAGCATTTAGCTGGAAAACATTTGAAGCTTTAAGACAAGCTGTCGGAATGGCTATGGACCATAAGGTAACTGTTATCTTTATAAAAGATGCTGTTTATCTTTTTACAGAAAATAATCTTCCAATGATTGGAATTCCTTCTTCAGATAAATCCATAGAAGCCCTTGGCATGCTTGAAGCAAAAATAGTAGTGGAAGAAGAATCTGTAAGAGAAAGAGGAATTATATTAAAACAACTTCCTACAAAAATTTTCATTGAGCCAAAAGAAAAGATTTCGGAAATTATATCCAATGCAGAGGTTGTAATTACATGGTAAATACAGTATGGATAGTGAGAAAACCGGCAGATTTTCCGGCAGCAGATTTAATAAATGAAAATGATATTATTATTCTTATTCAAGATGGGATTTTAAGACAGCCATCTACATACAAATGGTATGCCTGCAAAGAAGATGTAATAGCAAGAGGAATAAAAATCCCCAAAGATAAACTAATAGATTACTCGGATATTATTGATATTATAGAAAAAGCAAACAAAGTAGTTGTATGGTAAAGATAGGTATTTCCCACGGGGATTTAGCCGGTATATCTTCAGAAATTTTAGTTAAATCTGTAAAAAAATTACCAAAAGCTATATATATAATTTACGGTTCATCAAAAGCTATCCAAAAAGCCCAAACTCTTTTAAATGAAAAGTTTGATTTAATTCAGATAAATAAACCGGAAGAAGCAAAAAAAGAAGGATTTTATATAATAGACCTTTTTGATGAAGATATCCAGTTTGGAAAACCATCTGTTAAATCCGGTAAAGCTTCTGTTTTATTTTTACAAAATGCAGTAAGAGATATTTTAGATAAAAAGCTGAATGCATTGGTAACTATGCCTATATCAAAAGAATGGATAATGAAAGCAGGATTTAAATATGCCGGTCATACAGATTATTTAGCAGATGTATCAAATATAAAAGAATATGCAATGATTTTATTTTGTAATAAATTAAAGGTAGGATTGATAACAACCCATATTCCTCTTAAAGATGTTCCAAAAAACATATCAAAAGAAAAAATTATATCAAAAATAAGATTGATAAATGAAGAATTAAAACAGAAATTTTGTATAAAAAATCCAAAAATTGCAGTTCTTGGACTTAATCCTCATGCTTCCGATAACTCAAATATAGGAGATGAAGAAGAAAAAATTATAATACCGGCTATAAATCAGTTAAAAAATGAAGGAATAAATCTGATAGGTCCTTTATCTCCGGATACTGCATTTATAAATAGAAAAGATTTTGATATATATATTGCGATGTATCATGACCAGGGATTAATACCTTTGAAAATGCTTTGTTTTAGAAAAGCTGTAAATATGACCTTTGGACTTCCATTTATAAGAACATCTCCTGACCACGGCACCGGATATGATATTGCAGGAAAAGGCATAGCAGATGAATCTTCTTTTTTATATGCTGTAAAAATTGCAAAAAGATTAATAAATAAGAGCTGTTAAGAAATAATCAAGAATTAATATTGTAACAGAAGCAACAACAACGGCAGTAGTTGTAGCTCTGCCAACTCCTTCAGCCCCACCCTTTGCATGATAACCAAAATAAGAAGCAATTAATACTAATATAACACCAAAAACCGAAGCTTTAAAAAGCCCTCCATAAATATCTTTTAGCTCTGTAAGAGTTACCATTTTTTGCCAGAAAAGATACGGATTTATATGATATAGATAAACACCTACAACATATCCTCCTATAATACCGGCAATTATAGATAATACGGTCAATGCCGGAACCATTATTAAAGCTGCGATAATACGGGGTGCTACAAGATACCCAAGTGGATTTACTGCCATAACTTCAAGAGCATCTATCTGCTCCGTTATTCTCATTGTCCCGATATTTGCTGCTATAGCAGAGCCAGACCTTGCAGTTACAAGCAAAGCTACAAGAACTGGAGATAACTCTCTTGTTAAAGATAAGGAAACAAGAGCACCAATCAAAAATTCTGCATTAAATTTATGAAATGTAGGATATGTTTCAACAACAAGAACACCACCGGTAAAAAATCCGGTTAAAATAATAAGTAAAGCAGCGTTTACACCAATATCTTCCATATTTTTAAAGATATATTTCAGCTTCGGCGGCTTTTTTAAGATAGAAAGCAATGTATTGAAAAAGAATAATGTTATATTACCTACATGATATATAAAATTTATAAAGCCATTAAGTATCAACGTTATCTTCCCCTAAATATTCTAATTCTTCCTCTTCTTCAACGAATGTATCTATATTATCATAATTTTGAGCTAAATTTTCAAATTTTGTAATCTCTTTTACAAATGCAAGATTAATTGTTCCGGTTGGTCCGTTTCTTTGTTTTGCTATTATAATTTCTGCTATGCCTTCTTCTTGAGGAGCCGGATTTTTTTTGTAATATTCAGGTCTATGGATAAATATTACTGTATCTGCATCTTGCTCAATACTACCACTTTCTCTCAAATCTGCAAGTTGTGGTCTTTTATCTGCCCTCATTTCTGCCTGTCTTGATAACTGTGCTAATGCAATTATTGGAATATTTAGCTCTTTTGCAAGAGCTTTTAAACCCCTTGATATTTCTGCTACTTCCTGTTGTCTATTTTCTCTTTTTCCATCTGTTGTAAGAAGTTGAAGATAATCTATAACTAAAACTTCTATCTCTTTTTCTTTTTTTAATTTTCTTGCTTTTGCTTTTAAATCAAGCATTTTTAAAGATGCTGTATCATCTATATATAAAGGAGCTTTCATCATTTTTATTGCACTATCTGCTATCAATCCCAGTTCATCTGAATTTAAAAATCCACTTCTTATTTTTTTTAGTGGTATTCTGGTATCTTCACATAATAATCTCATTGCTATCTGTTCCTTTGACATCTCTAAGGAGAAAAAGGCAGAAGGTCTATTTTCTATCATAGATATATGATATAGTATAGATAAGGCAAAACTGGTTTTACCCATTCCAGGTCTTGCTGCAACAATTACCAAATCTCCTTTATGAAATCCTGTTGTTAATCTATCAAGGTCATAAAATCCGGTAGGTAAACCGGTAACAACATGTTCTTTTTTTGCAAGCTCATTTATAATGTTTAATGTTTCTTTTAAAACTTCCCCAATAGAATAATAACTGCTTATTTGTCTTGTCTCTGCAATTTTAAATATGGCAGACTCTACTTCTTCAAGAAGGATATTTATATTTTTTGTTGTTTTTGCTTTTTGTATAATCTCATTTGCAGTTAATACAAGTTCCCTGATAAGTGCTTTCTCTTTCAGGGAATTTGCCATAGATAAGGCTGTAGATGGCGGTGTAGCATCGGCTATTATAAGATTTATATAGCTTTTACCACCTACTTTTTCTAAGACTGAATGTTTATCAAGATAATCTACAAATAGATTTGGGTCTAATACTTCCGCTTCATCATTATATTTTATAAGATATTCATAGATGATTTTATGTCTTGGATTAAAAAAATCTTGTGGTTTTAGGATATTAAGTATGCTATCAAAAATTGATTCTTCTAAGAATATTGAACCAAGTAAAGCCCTCTCCATCTCATCGTCGTGAGGGAGAGGGAGATTGTCTAAGGATTCCATTTTAAGATAATTTTGGTTTTACATGTAACTTAATAGAAGAGCTTACCTGTGGATGTAATTTAATATTTATTGTAAATGTTCCTATATCTTTTATTGGACTTCTGAGCATTATTTTCTTTCTATCTATTTCTATTCCTTTTTCTTTTAATGCATTTGCAATATCAGAAGTCGTTACAGAACCAAATAATTTTCCTGTTGTTCCAACTTCTTTTTCAAGTTCTATCTCAACACCTTCTAATTTTTTAGCAAGTTCCAATGCTTTTTGTTTTTCCCTTTCAAGTTTTCTTGCTTTTTGGTTTAATATATCCTGAATATGTTTTATATTTTCTTCTGTTGCTTCGTAAGCAAGTCCTCTTGGAATAAGATAATTTCTTGCAAATCCTCTTTTTACTTCTATAATATCACCTATTGTTCCCCAACCTTCTACATCCTTAGCTAAAATAACCTTCATTCTGTCTTACCTCCTGATTACATTATTACATACGGAAGAAGTGCTAACTGTCTTGCTCTCTTTATAGCAACAGTTAATTTTCTTTGGTGTCTTGCACAGGTTCCGGATATTCTTCTTGGAATTATTTTACCTCTTTCTGAGATAAACTCTTTTAATGTTTCTACATCTTTATAATCCGGTTCTTTCTTCTCAGCACAGAATTTGCAATATTTTTTTCTTTTTTGAACAAAAAATTTTTGCTGTTGTTGATTTGCCAATTTCATTACCTCCTTTTTAAATTAAAGTGGAACATCATCATCAGAAGAAAAATCTTCTATTGGTTCTTCTACGGATTCTTCCATACTGGAAGATTCTTCTTTTTTAGCCACCTTAGAAAGAATAGATATTCTGTCGGCTACTATTTTGATTCTTGACCTTTTTTCTCCGGCAGAATTTTCCCATTTATCTTGCCTTAAAGAACCCTCTATCAGTATCTGGGTACCTTTTTCAAGTTGTCTTCCAACCCTTTCAGCAAGTGCTCCGAATGTCTCAATATCAAAAAAATAGCTATCTTCTTTCCAGTTTCCATCTCTATCTTTATATCTTCTATTATTTGCAATTGTAAATGAAGTAATCTGCATTCCGGAAGGAAGAAATCTTATATCAGGCTCCCTTGTTAATCTACCGATAATAAAAACTTTATTAAGCATAATTACTCACCTTCCGTAACATTGGCCGGTTCTTTTACATGAATTTTACTATTTAAAAATCTAATTACAGATTCATCAATTCTTAAGTTATACTCAACTTTTGCCGGAAGTGATGAATTTTCTGTTTTGTAATTGAGAATGAAATAATAACCGGAATTGAACTTTTGGATAGGATAGGCAAGCTCTCTTCTTCCCCATTTTGTTTCTTTATAAATTTCTCCGCCGTTTTGAGTAATGAGATTTTTAACGGCTTCCACTTTTGAAGAGATTTCCTCTTCAGAAAGAGTTGGCTTTAAAACAAATACAAGCTCATAATGTCTCATACAGATACCTCCTTTTGGCTTTTTTATAATAGCCTCTTGGATATTACCAAGAAGCAAGGATTAAACTATATTCCTATTGCAAAAATTTAAAGATTTTTCTATACCATATTTTAACACATTTAATATACATTCTGTTGAATGGGCTATCACCTTTTCAATTAATAATTTTTCATCCTTAGAAAAAGGTGATAAAACATAATCAGCAACTTCTTCTTTTCTTTCCGGTCTTCCTATTCCTATTCTTAATCTTGGAAATTCTTCAGTTTTTATATAATTAATAATAGATTGTATTCCTTTATGTCCACCGCTGGAGCCTTTTGTTCTCAGTTTTACAACTCCCGGTGCCAAATCTAAATCATCATAAACTACAAGAATTTCATTATTTTTAATATTATAATCTTCCATTATATTTTTTACAGCTATTCCGCTGTTATTCATATATGTTTGAGGTTTTGCTATAATTAAATCATAATCTTCACATTCATAAATATGTGAAAATGCCCTTTCTTTATATTTTTTATTACATTTTAAAGCTGATGCAACAGCATCAGCCACCATAAATCCTATGTTATGCCTTGTATTTTTATATTTTTCTCCTGGATTACCCAGTCCTATCAAAGCTTTTATCATTTATTATGCAGCTGTTTCTTCTTCTGCTACTTCTTCTACTTCAGGTTCAGATATAACAACAACAACTTCATCTGCAGGTGTTAATATTTTTACACCTTCTGGTACAGGTATATCTCTTACGTGTAAAACATCCCCAACATCAAGATTAGATATATCAACTTCTATTTTTTCAGGTATATTTCTTGGAACAGTTCTAACCATTATTGTATGTAAATGATGCTCTAATAATCCACCTTTTTCTAAACCTACAGGTCTTCCGATTAAATCTATTGGAACTTCAACATCAAGCTCAACACCCATAGAAACTTCATATAAATCTACATGTATAGGTTCATCTCCAAGATAGTTATATTGGATATCTTTTAAAACACATATTTTGGGTTCTTGCTCACCTTCTATAACTAAATTAATAAGGAAGTTTCCGTGAGGTCTTGATAATAATAATTTTTTTGGAATATAAACATGGATATTTTCATGTCCTTTTCCATAAACTTCTGTTGGAAGATAACCTTTTTTTCTAAATTCTTTTACTTCACTTTTTTTACCTATTGTTCTTGGAATAGCTTTCCACTCTATTGTCTGAATCATCTTTCACACAACCTCCTACAATTTTAGAAACAATAATTATATCATAAAAATAGAGAACTTACTGAACTTTCTATATTTATTCTTTTTATCGCTTCTCCGAGTAAATCTGCTATTGATAATACGGTTAATTTTTCAAACTCTTTTCCTTCTGTAGGAATAGTGTTTGTTACTATTACTTCTTCTATCTCTGAATTTTTTAATCTTTCTACTGCCGGTCCTGATAATATCGGATGGGTGCAGGCTGCTATTACAGATTTTGCTCCTTTTGATTTAAGCATCTGGGCAGCAGCCACTATTGTTCCTGCTGTATCTATAATATCATCTATTATTATTGCATTTTTCCCTTCTATATTTCCTATAACATCTAAGGTTTCTACAACATTAGGAGCAGGTCTTTTTTTATAAACAATACCTATTCCACAGCCGAGTCTATTTGCAAGCATTCTTGCCCTTTCAACACCACCTGCATCAGGAGATACTATAACTAAATCTTCTATATTTTTAGCTTTTATATACTCATAAATTACCGGTAATGCATAAATATTATCAACAGGACAATCAAAAAAACCTTGTATTTGGGCAGAATGTAAATCAACCGTTAAAACCCTATTTGCACCGGCTTTTTGAATTATATCTGCCAATAATTTTGCACTTATAGGAACTCTCGGTTTATCTTTTCTATCCTGTCTTGCATAAGCAAAGTAAGGAATTACGGCTGTTATTCTATGGGTAGAAGAACGTTTTAATGCATCTAATAAAAGTAATAATTCCATTATATTATCATTTACCGGAGAAGTTAATGATTGAATTACAAATACATCTGCTCCTCTTACATTTTCATTTATCTGAACTCTTACTTCTCCATCACTAAATCTTGTAACTAAGGTATCAACTAAAGGCACTTGAAGATATTCTGCAATTTCCTTAGAAAGAGATGGATTTGCATTTCCGCTGATAATTTTAAGATGTTTAGCCACTTGAGAAACCTCCGGATTAAGAAAAAAGTTTTGATATTAGCTGGGGAGGGAGGACTCGAACCTCCGACACTCGGTTCCAAAGACCGATGTTCTGCCAGCTGAACTACTCCCCAGTGTTAGAGAGCTTTGTTTTTATTAATTTCCAATTTTTTAATTTACAAATTGTTTCAACCTTTTCAGAAGGCTGTCCTATTGCCACAACAGCACTTCCAGAGCCAGTTACAAAAGCTTTATATCCTAAATAATTTAATGTATTCTTAACTTCTTTTATCTGAGGATAAAGCTCCTCAGCTATATCTCCCAGCTTATTCTGGATATTATCAATTAATTTATCAAAATCCCTTAACAGATTAAATATTATATCCAGCTCTTCATATTTTGTCAAGTCTCTGTCGGTTACTCTGCTATAGATTTCTTTGGTAGAAACATTTATATTTGGGTAGATGATAAATATATCTCTATCAAAAGAAATATCTAAATAATTTACTTTTTCACCTTTTCCTTCTACTACTGCAAAACCACCTTTTAAAAAGAAAACGGTATCAGAACCAATCTTGGATAATATCTCTATCATTTTTTCTTCAGATAAAGGATAAGAATACTCTTTATTTAAAAATTTAAGTATTGTAGCAGCATTGGAACTACCACCACCAAGACCTGCTCCTACCGGTATATTTTTTTCAATATAAATATCATAATTAACTTCTATATCTGTGTAATCTTCAAACAATTTAATAGTTTTATATACAATATTGTCTTCCTGTTTTATAAAAGGATTGCTACTGCTAACTTTTAATACAGCAGATGGTTTTATATAAATCCTATCATATAAATCTATTGTATGCATAAGAGTAAATATATTGTGATACCCATCAATCCTTTTATTTATGACCCATAAACCCAAATTTATTTTTGCCGGAGATTTTAAAATTTTTTCCATATTATATATTATAAACCATATACCTATCTTTTCCTGCTCTTTTAGCCTGATATAAAGCTATGTCAGCTTTATCTATATCTTGCCATGGATTTTCATAATTTTCTAATTTTGCAATACCTATACTTGCTGTAATTTTTAGATTTGGAATAGAAGAAATATTTATTTCCCTTATTTTATTTAAAATTTTTTCTGCTACAATTTTTGCTTTTTCTATATCAATATATGGAAGTAAAATAAGAATTTCTTCACCACCATATCTAAATATATAATCCGACTCTCTTAATATGGATTTTATAGCTTTTGCAACCTCTTTTAAAACTATATCACCTACAAGATGTCCGTAAGTATCATTAATTTTTTTAAAATCATCTATATCAAGCATTAAGATAGAGTAATCTATTGCATATCTTTGGGCTTTTTTTATTTCTTTTTCTAATATAATATTAAGAAATGTTCTATTTAGTATTTCTGTAAGGCTGTCTAACATCATCATTTTTGTAGATATATCAGATATTATTTTATCTATTGTATTGATAAGCTGTAGAGAATCCAGTTTTAAATCTTTTATTGCAAGATAAAAATCAATACTATCTGTGTTGTTCTTTATATCTATCAAAGCATTTATTTTATTATGAAAATCATTATGCATCTCTTCTATTAAATTAAAATTTTCACCTAAGATATTCTTTTCTTCCAAATAAAGCCATTTCCCAAATGAACATTCTTCCGGATTTATCTTTTTAATGTACCCTTTTTCTATTAAATCCCTTATAACAGAAGATGTAAATTTTATA comes from Venenivibrio stagnispumantis and encodes:
- a CDS encoding sulfurtransferase TusA family protein, with the protein product MEITRELDLKGEVCPFTFVKSKLILEQMNKGEILKIILDYKPSVDNVPKSMKEEGQEVIAVNQLDNNLWEVIVRKVK
- a CDS encoding DsrE family protein: MKLLILMSSNPYSADFNTLIKLSNTALEKNHKLSIFFMSNGEWCLLRDEIKQLAEKGAKIYYCAHNAEQRKIKVESWAESSSMYGLSKLIAEADKVISLT
- a CDS encoding DsrE family protein — encoded protein: MAKKNVVSIIKSSAFSWKTFEALRQAVGMAMDHKVTVIFIKDAVYLFTENNLPMIGIPSSDKSIEALGMLEAKIVVEEESVRERGIILKQLPTKIFIEPKEKISEIISNAEVVITW
- a CDS encoding DsrH/TusB family sulfur relay protein — translated: MVNTVWIVRKPADFPAADLINENDIIILIQDGILRQPSTYKWYACKEDVIARGIKIPKDKLIDYSDIIDIIEKANKVVVW
- the pdxA gene encoding 4-hydroxythreonine-4-phosphate dehydrogenase PdxA, encoding MVKIGISHGDLAGISSEILVKSVKKLPKAIYIIYGSSKAIQKAQTLLNEKFDLIQINKPEEAKKEGFYIIDLFDEDIQFGKPSVKSGKASVLFLQNAVRDILDKKLNALVTMPISKEWIMKAGFKYAGHTDYLADVSNIKEYAMILFCNKLKVGLITTHIPLKDVPKNISKEKIISKIRLINEELKQKFCIKNPKIAVLGLNPHASDNSNIGDEEEKIIIPAINQLKNEGINLIGPLSPDTAFINRKDFDIYIAMYHDQGLIPLKMLCFRKAVNMTFGLPFIRTSPDHGTGYDIAGKGIADESSFLYAVKIAKRLINKSC
- a CDS encoding MlaE family ABC transporter permease, which encodes MILNGFINFIYHVGNITLFFFNTLLSILKKPPKLKYIFKNMEDIGVNAALLIILTGFFTGGVLVVETYPTFHKFNAEFLIGALVSLSLTRELSPVLVALLVTARSGSAIAANIGTMRITEQIDALEVMAVNPLGYLVAPRIIAALIMVPALTVLSIIAGIIGGYVVGVYLYHINPYLFWQKMVTLTELKDIYGGLFKASVFGVILVLIASYFGYHAKGGAEGVGRATTTAVVVASVTILILDYFLTALIY
- the dnaB gene encoding replicative DNA helicase is translated as MESLDNLPLPHDDEMERALLGSIFLEESIFDSILNILKPQDFFNPRHKIIYEYLIKYNDEAEVLDPNLFVDYLDKHSVLEKVGGKSYINLIIADATPPSTALSMANSLKEKALIRELVLTANEIIQKAKTTKNINILLEEVESAIFKIAETRQISSYYSIGEVLKETLNIINELAKKEHVVTGLPTGFYDLDRLTTGFHKGDLVIVAARPGMGKTSFALSILYHISMIENRPSAFFSLEMSKEQIAMRLLCEDTRIPLKKIRSGFLNSDELGLIADSAIKMMKAPLYIDDTASLKMLDLKAKARKLKKEKEIEVLVIDYLQLLTTDGKRENRQQEVAEISRGLKALAKELNIPIIALAQLSRQAEMRADKRPQLADLRESGSIEQDADTVIFIHRPEYYKKNPAPQEEGIAEIIIAKQRNGPTGTINLAFVKEITKFENLAQNYDNIDTFVEEEEELEYLGEDNVDT
- the rplI gene encoding 50S ribosomal protein L9; this translates as MKVILAKDVEGWGTIGDIIEVKRGFARNYLIPRGLAYEATEENIKHIQDILNQKARKLEREKQKALELAKKLEGVEIELEKEVGTTGKLFGSVTTSDIANALKEKGIEIDRKKIMLRSPIKDIGTFTINIKLHPQVSSSIKLHVKPKLS
- the rpsR gene encoding 30S ribosomal protein S18 — protein: MANQQQQKFFVQKRKKYCKFCAEKKEPDYKDVETLKEFISERGKIIPRRISGTCARHQRKLTVAIKRARQLALLPYVIM
- a CDS encoding single-stranded DNA-binding protein, with translation MLNKVFIIGRLTREPDIRFLPSGMQITSFTIANNRRYKDRDGNWKEDSYFFDIETFGALAERVGRQLEKGTQILIEGSLRQDKWENSAGEKRSRIKIVADRISILSKVAKKEESSSMEESVEEPIEDFSSDDDVPL
- the rpsF gene encoding 30S ribosomal protein S6, whose translation is MRHYELVFVLKPTLSEEEISSKVEAVKNLITQNGGEIYKETKWGRRELAYPIQKFNSGYYFILNYKTENSSLPAKVEYNLRIDESVIRFLNSKIHVKEPANVTEGE
- the pth gene encoding aminoacyl-tRNA hydrolase — protein: MIKALIGLGNPGEKYKNTRHNIGFMVADAVASALKCNKKYKERAFSHIYECEDYDLIIAKPQTYMNNSGIAVKNIMEDYNIKNNEILVVYDDLDLAPGVVKLRTKGSSGGHKGIQSIINYIKTEEFPRLRIGIGRPERKEEVADYVLSPFSKDEKLLIEKVIAHSTECILNVLKYGIEKSLNFCNRNIV
- a CDS encoding 50S ribosomal protein L25/general stress protein Ctc, with protein sequence MIQTIEWKAIPRTIGKKSEVKEFRKKGYLPTEVYGKGHENIHVYIPKKLLLSRPHGNFLINLVIEGEQEPKICVLKDIQYNYLGDEPIHVDLYEVSMGVELDVEVPIDLIGRPVGLEKGGLLEHHLHTIMVRTVPRNIPEKIEVDISNLDVGDVLHVRDIPVPEGVKILTPADEVVVVISEPEVEEVAEEETAA
- a CDS encoding ribose-phosphate diphosphokinase; translation: MAKHLKIISGNANPSLSKEIAEYLQVPLVDTLVTRFSDGEVRVQINENVRGADVFVIQSLTSPVNDNIMELLLLLDALKRSSTHRITAVIPYFAYARQDRKDKPRVPISAKLLADIIQKAGANRVLTVDLHSAQIQGFFDCPVDNIYALPVIYEYIKAKNIEDLVIVSPDAGGVERARMLANRLGCGIGIVYKKRPAPNVVETLDVIGNIEGKNAIIIDDIIDTAGTIVAAAQMLKSKGAKSVIAACTHPILSGPAVERLKNSEIEEVIVTNTIPTEGKEFEKLTVLSIADLLGEAIKRINIESSVSSLFL
- a CDS encoding 4-(cytidine 5'-diphospho)-2-C-methyl-D-erythritol kinase produces the protein MEKILKSPAKINLGLWVINKRIDGYHNIFTLMHTIDLYDRIYIKPSAVLKVSSSNPFIKQEDNIVYKTIKLFEDYTDIEVNYDIYIEKNIPVGAGLGGGSSNAATILKFLNKEYSYPLSEEKMIEILSKIGSDTVFFLKGGFAVVEGKGEKVNYLDISFDRDIFIIYPNINVSTKEIYSRVTDRDLTKYEELDIIFNLLRDFDKLIDNIQNKLGDIAEELYPQIKEVKNTLNYLGYKAFVTGSGSAVVAIGQPSEKVETICKLKNWKLIKTKLSNTGE
- a CDS encoding sensor domain-containing diguanylate cyclase, with protein sequence MRGKILIEALLKNYFSDEEIDRINHFKVDEEKIKHLEKIIDKILEKYANKVKIKENLKENIKNLFIKIMVNPITPASTRFVHLTGGRFFYEKIPDIFIANLYKDIKYELYSIFKDENHLFLKKLDFYFLVLMKHYIDFMIKDEMSKLKFSEYSKTSIINSLKEARDEHIKFTSSVIRDLIEKGYIKKINPEECSFGKWLYLEEKNILGENFNLIEEMHNDFHNKINALIDIKNNTDSIDFYLAIKDLKLDSLQLINTIDKIISDISTKMMMLDSLTEILNRTFLNIILEKEIKKAQRYAIDYSILMLDIDDFKKINDTYGHLVGDIVLKEVAKAIKSILRESDYIFRYGGEEILILLPYIDIEKAKIVAEKILNKIREINISSIPNLKITASIGIAKLENYENPWQDIDKADIALYQAKRAGKDRYMVYNI